In one Trichlorobacter lovleyi SZ genomic region, the following are encoded:
- a CDS encoding PAS domain S-box protein — protein MVAWFNNLSITTKATILLSLTAMFFLLALSGVTYFFARQELQQSIATNQTAMVNNIAVQLDENLASARNYLQHLAGHLQQQHGKVPAHLQQILGHHDEAHLFFDHGLILLSPQGRIVAEIPYHPERIGLDRSHREYYQRVMATGKPSISAPYQLSLPPNPPVIAFSVPVRDTQNRMTGVLMGRHSLYKKGILQGLVDAPIGNSGYFYLFNQQRTLLIHPDVSRILTTVAPGKNRALDAALQGREGTWENTNSLGVAGLTSIKQLKEAPWYLAAHYPLSEAYAPLQRARFAFVAVLVVSMGLAVVAVWFSMQPMVQPLRQLTEHLRDLGQKQGDERFLPETSRDEIGQLSKVFNELLHELDDDTAALEESAEVYRIVTEFTTEVSIWQLENGDIRYISPNCIDVFGYMAAEFYADPALISIMIHPDDQAAWQGHRPGSCSLGGSGVETRMIVKDGSIHHFRHYCHQVVDQQGRPNGIRSSWLDVSGQQLIESRARKLSRAVEQSAGIVIMTATDGSIEYVNPAFCRATGYTGDEVLGRNIDLLKTDQLSKEVEEALWRAINNGQQWRGEFCNQRKDGSRYWVNASISPLFDKNNQITGYLSVQEDITDKKAAEQLMLELFQQVEQAKLEWEHTLDHLHDFIILTDAEHRIRRYNRILADMTGRDVKGLVGKDWRDLLQETGFKFVHFNAESGEMLHQRSAHIYDINVYPVKDSLEGTLTGFVISLNDTTELRAITHELEQTMTELNEAQSQIYQQEKMASIGQLAAGVAHEINNPMGFITSNLGSLDKYVSRLSDYISVVDQAMQQCTVAGLVAPVLEARKQLKIDRILADAHQLIGESQDGAGRVRRIVQDLKSFSRVDQAETALVDLNEILETTRGFA, from the coding sequence ATGGTAGCCTGGTTTAACAACCTTTCAATCACCACTAAAGCCACCATCCTGCTTTCGCTGACTGCCATGTTTTTTTTGCTGGCGCTGTCGGGTGTTACCTATTTTTTTGCCCGCCAGGAGCTGCAGCAGTCCATTGCCACCAACCAGACCGCCATGGTCAACAATATTGCCGTCCAGCTGGATGAAAATCTGGCCTCTGCCCGCAACTATCTGCAGCATCTGGCAGGGCATCTACAACAGCAGCACGGAAAGGTGCCTGCACATCTCCAGCAGATACTCGGGCATCATGATGAAGCCCATCTGTTTTTCGACCACGGTCTGATCCTGCTTTCACCGCAGGGCAGGATTGTTGCCGAGATCCCCTACCACCCTGAGCGGATCGGACTTGATCGCAGCCACCGTGAATACTACCAGCGTGTCATGGCAACCGGTAAGCCGTCAATCAGCGCACCGTACCAGCTCTCGTTGCCGCCCAACCCGCCGGTGATTGCCTTTTCCGTGCCGGTCCGGGATACCCAAAACCGGATGACTGGTGTGCTGATGGGACGGCACAGTCTGTATAAAAAGGGCATTTTGCAAGGTTTGGTTGATGCACCGATCGGCAACAGCGGCTATTTCTATCTTTTTAACCAGCAGCGGACCTTGCTGATCCATCCTGATGTGTCCCGCATCCTTACCACTGTGGCACCTGGAAAAAACAGGGCGCTTGATGCTGCCCTGCAAGGCCGGGAGGGTACCTGGGAAAACACCAATTCTCTCGGCGTTGCCGGACTGACCAGTATCAAACAGCTGAAGGAGGCCCCCTGGTACCTGGCTGCTCACTATCCACTCAGTGAGGCCTATGCCCCCCTGCAACGTGCCCGCTTTGCCTTTGTTGCCGTACTGGTGGTTTCCATGGGGCTGGCAGTGGTAGCGGTCTGGTTCAGTATGCAGCCGATGGTGCAGCCATTACGCCAGTTAACGGAACATCTGCGGGATCTTGGACAAAAACAGGGGGATGAACGCTTTCTGCCGGAAACGTCACGTGATGAGATCGGACAGCTCAGCAAGGTGTTTAACGAGCTGTTGCATGAACTGGATGACGACACTGCCGCCCTTGAAGAATCAGCCGAGGTCTACCGGATCGTAACCGAGTTTACGACCGAGGTCTCGATCTGGCAGCTTGAAAACGGTGATATCCGTTATATCTCCCCCAACTGCATTGATGTGTTCGGCTACATGGCCGCAGAATTTTATGCAGACCCCGCTCTGATTTCAATCATGATCCATCCTGATGATCAGGCCGCCTGGCAGGGGCACCGGCCGGGAAGTTGTTCATTGGGCGGGAGCGGAGTTGAGACCAGGATGATTGTCAAGGATGGTTCAATCCACCATTTCAGGCATTACTGTCATCAGGTGGTTGATCAGCAGGGGCGGCCTAACGGTATCCGCAGCAGTTGGCTGGATGTCTCCGGCCAGCAGTTGATTGAATCCAGGGCACGCAAACTTTCCAGGGCCGTGGAACAGAGTGCCGGAATTGTCATTATGACCGCCACGGACGGCTCGATTGAGTATGTCAACCCTGCCTTCTGCAGGGCAACCGGTTACACCGGTGATGAGGTGCTGGGAAGAAATATCGATCTGCTCAAGACCGACCAACTGTCAAAAGAGGTTGAAGAGGCCCTGTGGCGCGCCATTAACAATGGCCAGCAGTGGCGGGGAGAGTTCTGCAACCAGCGCAAGGACGGCAGCAGGTACTGGGTGAATGCGTCAATCTCGCCGCTGTTCGATAAAAATAACCAGATTACGGGATACCTGTCGGTTCAGGAGGATATTACCGATAAAAAGGCGGCCGAACAGCTGATGCTGGAGCTATTCCAGCAGGTGGAGCAGGCAAAACTTGAATGGGAGCATACGCTGGACCATCTGCATGACTTTATTATCCTGACCGATGCCGAACACCGGATCAGGCGCTATAACCGGATACTGGCCGACATGACCGGCAGGGATGTCAAGGGGCTGGTTGGTAAAGACTGGCGAGACCTGCTGCAGGAAACAGGTTTCAAATTTGTCCACTTTAATGCTGAAAGCGGAGAGATGCTGCACCAGCGTTCCGCCCATATCTATGACATCAATGTCTATCCGGTCAAGGACTCGCTCGAAGGTACGTTGACCGGGTTTGTGATCTCCCTGAACGACACCACAGAACTGCGGGCCATTACCCATGAGCTTGAACAGACCATGACGGAACTGAACGAGGCGCAGTCCCAGATCTATCAACAGGAAAAGATGGCCTCCATCGGTCAGCTGGCTGCCGGGGTGGCCCATGAGATCAACAATCCGATGGGCTTTATTACCAGTAACCTTGGATCGCTGGACAAATATGTCAGCAGATTGTCGGACTATATCAGCGTGGTTGATCAGGCCATGCAGCAGTGTACTGTTGCCGGTCTGGTTGCCCCGGTTCTGGAGGCCCGCAAGCAGCTCAAGATAGACCGGATTCTTGCTGATGCCCATCAACTGATTGGAGAAAGCCAGGACGGAGCCGGGCGGGTACGCAGGATTGTGCAGGATCTGAAGAGCTTTTCACGGGTTGATCAGGCGGAAACCGCACTGGTTGATCTGAACGAAATCCTGGAAACCACCAGGGGTTTTGCCTGA
- a CDS encoding ATPase, T2SS/T4P/T4SS family, which translates to MPDDLNKITIISKKPQGVIIATGPTGSGKTTMLYSLLAAMMNPSKNFETIEEPVEYYLEEANQVSIHEKIGLSFAQVLRATLRQDPDVILVGEMRDFDTADTAFKAALTGHMVLSTLHTNSAIASITRLIDMGIKPYILASALEGIIAQRLVRRICENCREETVPDPEQSALLRVPEDFFNGTTFRGAGCVRCNNTGYKGRLGIYEIFLMSDEYRQLIGTSYKESEIQTIARVNGMRSLLEDGLEKVRQGLTTMEEILRVVGPAVRMERQCDHCGKLMESRHLFCPHCGAFRQNCCKSCHQSLEDEWLVCPVCGTAR; encoded by the coding sequence TTGCCTGATGATCTGAACAAGATTACGATCATCAGCAAAAAACCGCAGGGGGTGATTATCGCTACCGGTCCGACCGGCAGCGGCAAAACCACCATGCTCTACTCGCTGCTGGCCGCCATGATGAATCCCAGCAAGAACTTTGAGACCATTGAAGAACCGGTGGAGTATTATCTGGAAGAGGCAAATCAGGTCTCGATCCATGAGAAAATCGGGCTTTCCTTTGCCCAGGTCTTGCGGGCCACCCTGCGACAGGATCCGGATGTGATCCTGGTAGGGGAGATGCGCGATTTCGACACCGCCGATACTGCCTTCAAGGCTGCCTTAACGGGCCATATGGTACTCTCAACCCTGCACACCAACAGTGCCATTGCCTCCATCACCCGTCTGATTGATATGGGGATCAAGCCCTATATTCTGGCCTCTGCCCTGGAGGGGATCATTGCCCAGCGTCTGGTGCGGCGGATCTGTGAAAACTGCCGGGAAGAAACCGTTCCTGATCCGGAACAGTCAGCGCTGTTGCGGGTCCCGGAAGACTTTTTTAATGGCACAACCTTCCGCGGGGCAGGTTGCGTCCGCTGCAACAACACCGGCTACAAAGGCCGCCTGGGAATCTATGAGATCTTTCTGATGAGTGATGAGTATCGTCAGTTGATCGGTACCAGTTACAAGGAGTCGGAGATCCAGACCATCGCCCGTGTCAACGGTATGCGCAGCCTGCTTGAGGATGGCCTGGAAAAGGTCCGTCAGGGGCTGACTACCATGGAAGAAATCCTGCGGGTGGTTGGGCCGGCTGTGCGGATGGAACGGCAGTGCGACCACTGCGGCAAGCTGATGGAATCGCGGCACCTCTTCTGTCCCCACTGCGGTGCCTTCCGGCAGAATTGCTGCAAATCATGTCACCAGTCTCTAGAGGATGAATGGTTGGTTTGTCCTGTTTGCGGTACGGCACGTTGA
- a CDS encoding response regulator: protein MSNPILLVDDEANVLSALTRALFDEPYQVTCAKSGEEALALIATTPFKVVISDERMIGMQGSELLAILKERYPHTLRILLTGHATLEAALKAVNQGEIYRFFTKPWNDTDLKFAIRSAIERYDLEAENRRLLATVKNQAMEIKVLEKRYPGISRVEKDNLGSFVLPDLSEAEIRMMMAECEKEVG from the coding sequence ATGAGCAATCCGATCCTGCTGGTTGATGATGAAGCCAATGTCTTATCGGCACTGACCCGCGCCCTTTTTGATGAACCGTATCAGGTAACCTGTGCCAAAAGTGGTGAAGAAGCCCTGGCATTGATTGCCACTACGCCGTTTAAAGTGGTGATCTCCGACGAACGCATGATCGGCATGCAGGGCAGCGAACTGTTGGCAATCCTGAAGGAACGCTATCCGCATACGCTTAGAATACTGCTGACCGGACATGCCACCCTTGAGGCAGCCCTGAAAGCGGTTAACCAAGGTGAGATCTATCGCTTTTTTACCAAGCCCTGGAATGATACCGATCTGAAGTTTGCCATCCGGTCAGCCATTGAACGTTATGACCTTGAGGCAGAAAACCGGCGTTTGCTGGCAACTGTAAAAAATCAGGCCATGGAGATCAAGGTGCTTGAAAAACGCTACCCCGGTATCAGCCGGGTTGAGAAAGATAACCTGGGCAGTTTTGTGCTGCCGGATCTTTCTGAAGCGGAAATCAGGATGATGATGGCAGAGTGTGAAAAGGAAGTCGGTTGA
- a CDS encoding bacterioferritin-associated ferredoxin produces MKIICSCYGYRENEIFQEILDTGISSILINIETAYNLGLCSCKTKNPSKHCCLPEVRLVAENAMIERLEIIKTAILTLELHGVNIERLSQKAKELFDF; encoded by the coding sequence ATGAAAATCATATGTTCATGTTACGGCTATCGCGAGAATGAAATTTTTCAGGAAATCCTTGATACGGGGATCTCAAGCATTTTAATCAATATTGAGACGGCCTACAATCTGGGGTTATGTAGCTGCAAAACAAAAAATCCAAGTAAACACTGCTGTTTGCCAGAAGTTCGTCTGGTCGCTGAAAATGCGATGATTGAGCGCCTGGAAATAATCAAAACAGCGATACTTACCCTGGAGCTGCATGGCGTTAATATTGAGAGGCTAAGTCAAAAGGCTAAAGAATTATTTGATTTTTGA